The following proteins are encoded in a genomic region of Thunnus maccoyii chromosome 8, fThuMac1.1, whole genome shotgun sequence:
- the LOC121902562 gene encoding protein PRRC2A-like, producing MMTAWFFSWASLFALLIVDICCTPLKHAPGYNTNAGPYLGSSQSAPVAAMPYNAPSKGVSEPAYLPAPQWAPSSTQTGVQRKPAPSFGSSSSSGPALSGYGGSSLTNSPASSTQPGAAFQPASGDINWIVAPPSISSVGEMSVGTHGVGSSRPENVSPPLPPPGPVYQAGELSHFEEAFENGDYQRETEEQGLLPPLPPPAPISAGQEFTSQPQPESSIGGSWNIYPHYDYMFLTGQYPPGTVSHYSSSNEQGSDNWEDVHYIRYHFSDNPGPAQQTEAFAVPQSFEDPRPPVKRPVIAPYGQGRARGGVSAPSHSRAGGYNPGKGHRY from the exons ATGATGACTGCTTGGTTCTTCTCATG gGCTTCCCTCTTTGCTTTGCTGATTGTGGATATATGCTGCACTCCTCTTAAGCATG CTCCAGGCTATAATACCAATGCTGGCCCTTATCTTGGCTCTAGCCAGTCTGCACCTGTAGCTGCGATGCCTTACAATGCTCCTTCTAAAGGAGTCTCCGAACCAGCTTATTTGCCTGCTCCACAGTGGGCGCCCAGTTCCACTCAGACTGGTGTTCAGAGAAAACCAGCACCGTCCTTTGGCTCTAGCTCCTCTTCTGGGCCTGCTCTGTCAGGATACGGTGGTAGTTCTTTGACAAACAGCCCTGCCAGCTCAACACAGCCTGGAGCTGCTTTCCAACCTGCCTCAGGAG ACATCAACTGGATTGTTGCACCTCCCAGTATCTCTTCTGTGGGTGAGATGTCAGTGGGCACTCATGGCGTTGGCTCCAGTAGACCTGAGAATGTGAGtccacctcttcctccacctGGACCAGTGTACCAGGCAGGAGAGTTGTCCCATTTTGAGGAAGCCTTTGAGAACGGTGACTACCAGAGGGAGACCGAGGAACAAGGCTTgctccctcctctgcctcctccagcGCCAATCTCTGCTGGACAAGAGTTCACCAGCCAACCTCAGCCAGAGTCCAGCATTGGTGGAAGCTGGAATATTTACCCTCACTACGACTACATGTTCCTGACCGGCCAGTATCCTCCGGGCACAGTCAGTcactacagcagcagcaacgaGCAGGGAAGCGACAACTGGGAAGACGTTCACTACATCAGATACCATTTCTCTGATAACCCCGGTCCTGCACAGCAGACTGAGGCCTTTGCAGTCCCCCAGAGCTTTGAGGACCCCAGGCCACCTGTGAAGCGTCCTGTGATTGCTCCTTATGGACAAGGTCGTGCAAGAGGTGGGGTTTCTGCTCCTTCTCATTCCCGAGCTGGTGGATACAACCCAGGCAAA GGCCATAGATACTAA